The stretch of DNA CCCTGGCGGCTCCTTCGATCTTGGACTGCAACGAAAAGATGTCGATCTCCGGCTCGAAGGTCATGTCGAAACGATGGCGAGTCCCCTTCGCCAGTTCCGGCACGACCCGCGCCGGTGAGGCGAACAAGAGACTGTGGGGCAGGATGATCGTTCGTCCTGTCGCTAGAATCGATCCGTCGGCCTGTTCGAACTCGCGCAAACGGGTGGCGAGAAGATTGATGTCGATGACCTCTCCCTTGGATTGCCCGATTTCAACGACGTCGCCGACCGAATAGGCCCTCGTGAAGGTGCGAAGCGCGGACCCGGAAAGGCACAGAATGATCTCTTTCGTCGCGATCACGATCGCCACGACAACTGCCGTCAGCGACAAGGCGAACGTTCGCAGTTGAGGGGCCCAGATCATCATCAACCCGACGACGGCCACGAGGAACAGAAAATTCCGGACATTCGCACTCCAGCGGCGAACGACATGCCCGGGCAGATTTTCCCGGCCTTTCAGGGTGTGGCCGACGACGAGGCGAAGGCCGAACAGAATGAGCAAGAGGGCGATCGATGCCAACGCGTCGCTCGAGGCAGAATCGTTCTGGGATAGAAAATTCATCTTTTTCCACAAATAGGAGCTGCACCGGCATCGGGCTTCCCGATGGGTTGCGAAGCGCCATAACGCACCGCGGCAAGGAATTGCAGGGTCGAAATCTTCGCTCACGACGAGCGAAGGGCGTTCGATGGAGACGACTATCGGGAGCCGGGGGCCAGGACGATCCGAAACCGATCCCGTTCGGTTGCGGCTTCTACCGAACGATCTGCATTGCCGGGATCAGCGGGTTTCGGGGATGATCGGTTGGCGAACGCGAAGTGACTATGGTCGCCTTCGTCGAGGCTCTCGACCAGAACATAGCCGGCTTGCCGATAGGCCTGCTCGATCTGTCGGTGCGAAACGCCGCGCGCGCGGGCGATGTCGATCGCGCGGTTGCGAAGATGGTGGCTGTTGCGCACCCCGCCGACCCGCCGATTGTGATCGGGCGTACGGAAGGTGGAGGTCACGCGCCCCCAGCGTTCGCCGATGGAGACGGCGTCAGCCATTCGAAACTCCGCCGCTGCACCTGTCGACAAGGGAGTGGTTTCGGGCTTTCGAGGCCCCGGCG from Sphingomicrobium sp. XHP0239 encodes:
- a CDS encoding D-Ala-D-Ala carboxypeptidase family metallohydrolase, with protein sequence MADAVSIGERWGRVTSTFRTPDHNRRVGGVRNSHHLRNRAIDIARARGVSHRQIEQAYRQAGYVLVESLDEGDHSHFAFANRSSPKPADPGNADRSVEAATERDRFRIVLAPGSR
- a CDS encoding mechanosensitive ion channel domain-containing protein yields the protein MASIALLLILFGLRLVVGHTLKGRENLPGHVVRRWSANVRNFLFLVAVVGLMMIWAPQLRTFALSLTAVVVAIVIATKEIILCLSGSALRTFTRAYSVGDVVEIGQSKGEVIDINLLATRLREFEQADGSILATGRTIILPHSLLFASPARVVPELAKGTRHRFDMTFEPEIDIFSLQSKIEGAARASLDANRSRTDRQRGKTGADQSQIVFDYGTTDLGKYRITIELMDGSVDMRSAENAIACAIGSLVHSERPDLRRD